A single window of Anaerobaca lacustris DNA harbors:
- a CDS encoding protein kinase domain-containing protein — translation MPRELTTGEILAGRYVVGSLHFLGGEATVYTGTDTTTNAAIAIKQLAAEPGDPIYETQRNRFRRCGAIRCNSPYVVDAVEYVEEGDDVYLILPFIEGSSLQTVLDRNGSRPLPPPEAVDVTMKIAMGLDILHRQGIVHRDIKPANVMITAQGHICIIDLTICRVLSENTLTGGNAQLGSISFMAPEQAKEPRTADLRADLYSVGAILYLLLTGRLPIQGNDEAQFHWNLETTIPSAPRDLNPAVPESVSRICMKLLAKRPEQRYQTAVELVNELQSIGAASVVSQTPSAAQARCPQCSRFVSSTQSFCGHCGQSLHQAGQAAVACVACGMPIANDPVCPQCQRPFSRSDHRLIFAEQMYRVPEGIFVVGRGELLSWDTGVSRQHLLVSCTNGTVHLQDAGSVNKTFVNGRLADQITQLRCGDEVIVAGHIATYTHD, via the coding sequence ATGCCAAGAGAACTGACAACCGGTGAGATCCTCGCAGGACGGTACGTAGTCGGCAGCCTGCATTTTCTGGGCGGTGAGGCTACCGTCTACACCGGGACCGACACCACGACCAACGCGGCCATCGCCATCAAACAACTGGCTGCCGAGCCCGGCGACCCCATCTACGAAACCCAGCGGAATCGCTTCCGTCGATGCGGAGCGATCCGATGCAACAGCCCCTACGTCGTGGATGCCGTCGAATACGTCGAGGAAGGCGATGATGTCTACCTGATTCTTCCGTTTATCGAAGGCAGCAGCCTCCAGACCGTTCTCGACCGCAACGGCAGCCGGCCCCTTCCACCTCCGGAGGCCGTCGACGTGACGATGAAGATCGCCATGGGCCTGGACATCCTCCACCGCCAGGGAATCGTGCATCGTGACATCAAACCGGCGAACGTGATGATCACCGCACAAGGGCACATCTGCATCATCGATCTGACGATCTGTCGCGTCCTTTCCGAGAATACGCTCACGGGCGGCAACGCGCAACTGGGCTCGATCTCGTTCATGGCGCCCGAGCAGGCGAAGGAGCCAAGAACGGCAGACCTGCGGGCGGACCTGTATTCGGTCGGGGCGATCCTCTACCTGCTCCTGACCGGCCGGTTGCCGATCCAGGGCAACGACGAGGCCCAGTTCCATTGGAACCTCGAGACCACCATTCCTTCTGCCCCGCGGGACCTCAACCCCGCCGTGCCCGAGAGCGTCTCCCGAATATGTATGAAGCTGCTGGCCAAGCGTCCCGAGCAGCGATATCAAACGGCTGTGGAGTTGGTCAATGAACTCCAGTCTATCGGCGCAGCCAGCGTTGTCTCGCAAACCCCCTCGGCCGCCCAGGCCAGGTGCCCACAGTGCTCGCGTTTTGTCAGCTCGACCCAATCGTTCTGCGGCCATTGCGGCCAATCGCTCCACCAGGCAGGACAGGCCGCTGTTGCCTGTGTGGCCTGTGGCATGCCGATCGCCAATGACCCGGTCTGCCCCCAGTGCCAGCGGCCGTTCAGCCGCTCCGACCATCGTCTCATCTTCGCGGAACAGATGTATCGAGTGCCTGAAGGCATCTTCGTCGTCGGTCGCGGCGAACTGCTCTCCTGGGACACGGGCGTTTCCCGGCAACATCTACTGGTCAGTTGCACCAACGGGACGGTCCACCTCCAGGACGCCGGCAGTGTCAACAAGACCTTCGTAAACGGCCGGCTGGCCGATCAAATTACCCAACTTCGCTGCGGCGATGAAGTCATCGTCGCCGGCCACATAGCCACATACACCCATGATTAA
- a CDS encoding FHA domain-containing protein: protein MSETNKICASNALLSQMPVGAVTCPACGHPGGAGATFCPDCGHRLDRQSVPAAEQPTGPQRQESDVAEEPTDAETQEPASDHRTANTPRADPPMCCCGCQPVRDAAFCHSCGAPIERQRKLQLVCEANGQRLGVMELDGCDVTIGRDEGNRVVIRGDRHASGRHAHITCQDGMLILEDLRSSNGTFLRLHRPVTLEVGDEFIVGTTLIRLEAGAGS, encoded by the coding sequence ATGAGTGAAACGAACAAGATCTGTGCCTCCAACGCTCTACTATCCCAGATGCCGGTTGGCGCCGTGACCTGCCCTGCATGCGGACACCCGGGCGGGGCCGGCGCAACGTTCTGCCCCGATTGCGGTCATCGTCTCGATCGCCAGAGCGTACCGGCGGCAGAGCAGCCGACAGGACCGCAACGCCAGGAATCGGATGTGGCGGAAGAGCCCACCGACGCAGAGACACAAGAACCGGCGTCCGATCATCGAACTGCAAACACGCCCCGGGCTGACCCACCCATGTGCTGCTGCGGGTGCCAACCAGTCAGGGACGCCGCGTTCTGTCACAGCTGTGGCGCTCCCATCGAACGCCAGCGGAAACTGCAACTGGTCTGTGAGGCCAACGGCCAGCGTCTCGGCGTTATGGAGCTCGACGGCTGCGATGTCACCATCGGCAGGGACGAGGGCAACCGCGTCGTGATCCGAGGCGACCGGCACGCCTCCGGCCGGCATGCCCACATCACCTGTCAGGACGGCATGCTCATACTCGAGGATCTCCGCAGCAGCAACGGCACGTTTCTTCGTCTGCATCGGCCAGTCACACTGGAGGTCGGCGACGAGTTCATCGTCGGCACGACCTTGATACGGCTGGAAGCGGGAGCAGGATCCTGA
- a CDS encoding PP2C family protein-serine/threonine phosphatase, which translates to MTLRFSHRIIAGPRDNIEDNLGLARISLPIHNQTATVAVIADGVRGEEGGEVASAMAVKTLIAGIVTSLSALAGAFEAALPTPEEIDTLLAHAMTAANRAVLGQAAADPHLKHMATTAVCVLAVGDTLHVAWVGDSRAYLYTQGELRRLTRDHTETQRLIDAGCLDPARALWHPRAHRITRCVGQTEGFQPDLTTHRLSPGDIVLLATDGLTDVLGDHKIGQILHMTADDRLSMDEAARQLVKAALLACTSDNTSVLLFEPIPVAPGLERTRTGAFPPAFFRTRQPHEEGAKL; encoded by the coding sequence ATGACCCTGCGATTCTCCCACCGCATCATCGCGGGCCCCCGCGACAACATCGAGGACAATCTTGGCCTCGCCCGCATCAGTCTGCCGATCCACAACCAGACCGCCACCGTCGCCGTGATAGCCGACGGTGTGCGGGGCGAAGAAGGCGGCGAGGTAGCCAGCGCGATGGCCGTCAAGACGCTCATAGCCGGAATCGTCACGTCCCTATCAGCCCTGGCCGGGGCATTCGAGGCCGCGTTGCCCACGCCGGAGGAAATCGACACTCTTCTCGCACACGCGATGACGGCCGCCAACCGCGCGGTCCTGGGCCAAGCCGCTGCGGACCCTCACTTGAAGCATATGGCCACCACGGCGGTCTGCGTACTGGCTGTCGGCGACACTCTCCACGTCGCCTGGGTCGGTGACAGCCGGGCCTACTTGTACACTCAGGGAGAGCTGCGACGACTGACCCGAGACCACACGGAGACCCAGCGGCTTATCGATGCCGGTTGCCTTGATCCGGCGCGGGCACTATGGCATCCACGTGCCCATAGGATCACCCGCTGCGTGGGACAGACAGAGGGGTTTCAACCGGACCTGACAACCCACCGGCTGAGCCCCGGCGACATTGTCCTGCTGGCCACAGACGGCCTGACCGATGTGCTCGGCGACCACAAGATCGGCCAAATCCTCCACATGACGGCCGACGACCGGCTGAGCATGGACGAGGCCGCTCGGCAACTGGTAAAGGCGGCACTGCTTGCCTGCACCAGTGACAACACCTCGGTACTGTTATTCGAACCCATCCCGGTCGCACCGGGGCTGGAAAGAACCCGAACGGGAGCGTTTCCCCCGGCGTTCTTCCGTACCCGGCAGCCGCATGAAGAAGGAGCCAAGCTATGA